One window of Cohnella hashimotonis genomic DNA carries:
- a CDS encoding TIGR01777 family oxidoreductase: MRAVLCGGTGFIGSALAEALSARGDEVWIITRSKPAAPAAGLLYATWDSWLADPGQTGPIDAIVNLSGATIGRRWTPKAKALILSSRIQAAGSIADAVARMPSPPAVLVNASAISLYGHSESVQGRYPMPFDESAPPHPEDFLSETIVQWEAAADRIPIERIVKLRIGLALGKGGGSYSLLSLPTRLFAGGRLGSGRQGMPWIHIDDIVGLILLCLDTGTISGPVNAVAPDSVDNDAFGRTLAKVLGRPYWLHAPAWAIRAALGEMSALLLTGQFAIPRKALAHGYVFRQPKLEGALRDLESRR, encoded by the coding sequence ATGCGCGCAGTGCTGTGCGGCGGTACAGGATTTATCGGTTCCGCCTTGGCCGAAGCCCTCTCCGCCCGCGGAGACGAAGTATGGATCATAACCCGGAGCAAGCCTGCGGCGCCAGCCGCAGGCTTGCTTTATGCGACCTGGGATTCGTGGCTGGCCGACCCCGGGCAGACAGGCCCGATCGACGCTATCGTCAATCTGAGCGGAGCGACGATCGGGCGCAGATGGACGCCCAAAGCCAAAGCGCTTATCCTTTCTTCCCGTATCCAAGCGGCCGGGAGCATCGCGGATGCCGTCGCACGTATGCCTAGTCCGCCGGCCGTGCTCGTGAACGCTTCCGCCATTTCGCTTTACGGACACTCGGAATCGGTCCAAGGCCGTTATCCGATGCCCTTCGACGAGAGCGCGCCTCCGCATCCCGAGGATTTTTTGAGCGAGACGATCGTGCAATGGGAGGCTGCAGCCGACCGCATCCCGATCGAGCGTATCGTTAAGCTGCGGATCGGTCTCGCGTTGGGGAAGGGCGGCGGATCTTATTCGCTGCTCAGCCTGCCGACCAGGCTGTTCGCCGGAGGCCGGCTCGGCTCGGGCCGGCAGGGCATGCCCTGGATCCATATCGACGATATCGTGGGACTTATCCTGCTCTGCTTGGATACCGGAACGATCTCCGGCCCCGTCAACGCAGTCGCGCCGGATTCGGTCGACAACGATGCCTTCGGCCGGACATTGGCCAAGGTCCTGGGACGCCCGTATTGGCTCCACGCACCCGCATGGGCGATCCGCGCCGCGTTAGGCGAAATGTCCGCCCTGCTGCTAACCGGGCAGTTCGCGATTCCCCGCAAGGCGTTGGCGCACGGATACGTTTTCCGACAGCCCAAGCTGGAAGGCGCCCTTCGAGACCTGGAAAGCCGGCGTTAA
- a CDS encoding type II secretion system F family protein, whose product MMRFLLGGISLLLLAGYAALLVHVFRSRKWGTPRHLLLDPMRALVGSARLWPWIAPRLHREQAALSALSGGRDVSALLSRHAAMCAAYAYAALLAGAMLGWLADRAALLGLGAVMAGLLPLIKRKELYGMLEQRRHEIVMELPEMLSRLLLMVGAGENVLRALERCLERPAGAGARKGHTLYAELEAAVKAVKRGESFVFTWEEFGRRCAVPEARMFATTLLMNARRGGDTFVTALRELSRILWEKRKAAAKTLGERASSRLAFPLAIIFLIILVLVGTPSILLMATE is encoded by the coding sequence ATGATGCGGTTTCTGCTCGGCGGTATTTCGTTGCTGCTGCTCGCCGGCTATGCGGCGCTGCTCGTGCATGTATTCCGAAGCCGCAAATGGGGCACCCCCCGCCACTTGCTGCTCGATCCGATGCGCGCGCTGGTCGGCAGCGCGCGTCTATGGCCGTGGATCGCCCCGAGGCTGCATCGCGAGCAAGCCGCGCTGTCCGCCTTGTCCGGCGGACGGGACGTATCCGCGCTGCTGTCGCGGCATGCCGCTATGTGTGCCGCCTATGCATATGCGGCGCTTCTGGCAGGCGCGATGCTCGGCTGGCTGGCGGACCGGGCCGCGTTGCTGGGCCTGGGCGCGGTGATGGCGGGGCTGTTGCCGCTGATCAAGCGCAAAGAGCTGTACGGCATGCTGGAACAGCGCAGGCACGAGATCGTCATGGAGCTGCCGGAGATGCTTAGCCGGCTGCTGCTGATGGTGGGCGCGGGCGAAAATGTGCTCCGGGCGCTGGAGCGTTGTCTCGAACGGCCGGCAGGCGCCGGGGCAAGGAAGGGGCATACGCTTTATGCGGAACTTGAAGCAGCCGTGAAGGCGGTGAAGCGAGGAGAATCCTTTGTTTTCACTTGGGAGGAATTCGGACGGCGATGTGCCGTGCCCGAGGCGAGGATGTTCGCCACAACGCTGTTGATGAACGCAAGACGCGGCGGCGATACATTCGTGACCGCGCTGCGGGAGCTCTCGCGCATCCTGTGGGAGAAACGCAAAGCCGCGGCCAAGACGCTCGGCGAACGTGCCTCCTCCAGGCTCGCGTTTCCGCTTGCCATCATTTTTCTCATCATTCTGGTATTGGTCGGGACGCCTTCGATCTTGCTGATGGCGACTGAATAA
- a CDS encoding type II secretion system F family protein — MSLTDYRVYALGRSERIYATAGAAFLGFAAVWLLYRQPLVALLATPCGWYGPRLVAGHLRRRRQERLRLHFKDMLQTLSSLLSAGRSVENAFGALEADMAMLIGDPDAPLLREIRTVANRLRNGEPLELSLSDLAVRSGIEEIANFAEAFRICKRSGGDLVEVMRRTSGLIAEKLEVEMEVSVMIAQKKFESKLMMGMPFGFVGMLGFFAGDYMQPLYRGGGLLVLTLCLAALAGVCAWMMRIMDIRL, encoded by the coding sequence ATGAGCTTGACGGATTATCGCGTATATGCGCTTGGGCGCTCCGAGCGCATATACGCGACGGCGGGAGCCGCGTTCCTAGGATTCGCGGCCGTATGGCTGCTCTATCGCCAGCCTTTGGTCGCGCTGCTCGCGACGCCATGCGGCTGGTATGGGCCAAGGCTGGTTGCCGGGCATTTGCGGCGGCGCAGGCAGGAGCGGCTGCGGCTGCATTTTAAGGACATGCTGCAGACGCTGTCGTCGCTGCTGTCCGCGGGCCGCTCCGTGGAGAACGCATTCGGCGCGCTCGAGGCGGACATGGCGATGCTGATCGGCGATCCGGACGCGCCGCTGCTCCGGGAGATTCGCACGGTGGCGAATCGGCTTCGGAACGGCGAGCCGCTCGAATTGTCGCTGAGCGATCTAGCCGTCCGCAGCGGCATTGAGGAGATCGCGAACTTCGCCGAGGCGTTTCGCATTTGCAAGCGCTCGGGCGGCGATCTCGTCGAGGTCATGCGGCGCACCTCGGGCTTGATCGCGGAGAAGCTCGAGGTCGAGATGGAGGTCAGCGTCATGATCGCGCAAAAAAAGTTCGAGTCCAAGCTGATGATGGGAATGCCGTTCGGCTTCGTCGGGATGCTCGGGTTTTTCGCCGGCGATTATATGCAGCCGCTATACCGGGGAGGTGGGCTGCTCGTGCTGACCTTGTGCTTGGCCGCACTTGCGGGCGTATGCGCGTGGATGATGCGCATCATGGATATCCGTCTATGA
- a CDS encoding CpaF family protein, whose translation MLGAGLTPDEIASVRERVRSRLAWDAAVSDAELRALIEGELFAEPRMSRLTSAEREAAVSRLFHSFRGLDALQPLLADPDVTEIMIVGHDRIFFEKEGRLQRAPLGFESRERLEDLIQSIVGQVNRIVNEASPIVDARLPDGSRVHVVLPPVALQGPIVTIRRFPARPLGMDDLVKLGAISPEAAALLRQLVQAKYNIFISGGTGSGKTTFLNALARWIPQDERIITIEDAAELQIPGIANLVSLETRNANTEGKGRIGMRELIRASLRMRPDRIIVGEVRGEEALDMLQAMNTGHEGSLSTGHANTARDMLSRLETMVLGGSELPVSVVRRQLASALDIVVHLSRLRDGSRRVVEISEIAGLRDGEVELNPLYLLEAESKTRRDLLRQAGELMNVRKLGSWLEANEEVTA comes from the coding sequence ATGCTCGGCGCCGGGCTGACGCCGGACGAGATCGCGTCCGTGCGCGAGCGCGTCCGGTCCAGGCTGGCGTGGGATGCGGCGGTAAGCGATGCCGAGCTGCGGGCGCTCATCGAAGGCGAACTTTTTGCGGAGCCGCGGATGAGCCGACTTACGTCTGCGGAGCGCGAGGCCGCCGTCAGCCGGCTGTTTCACTCCTTCAGAGGCCTGGATGCGCTCCAGCCACTGCTGGCGGATCCGGACGTCACCGAGATTATGATCGTCGGCCACGATCGCATTTTTTTCGAGAAAGAAGGGCGGCTCCAGCGGGCGCCGCTCGGCTTCGAGAGCCGCGAACGGCTGGAGGATCTGATCCAATCGATCGTCGGGCAGGTCAATCGGATCGTCAACGAAGCGTCGCCGATCGTGGATGCGCGGCTGCCCGACGGCTCGCGGGTGCACGTCGTCCTGCCGCCGGTCGCGCTGCAGGGGCCGATCGTCACGATCCGGCGGTTTCCGGCCCGCCCGCTCGGCATGGACGACTTGGTGAAGCTGGGCGCGATTAGCCCTGAGGCCGCGGCGCTGCTGCGACAGCTCGTGCAAGCCAAGTACAACATTTTTATCAGCGGCGGCACCGGCTCGGGCAAGACGACTTTTTTGAATGCGCTCGCCCGTTGGATTCCGCAGGATGAGCGCATCATTACGATCGAGGACGCTGCCGAGCTGCAGATTCCGGGCATCGCGAACCTCGTGTCGCTGGAGACCCGGAACGCGAATACCGAAGGCAAAGGACGGATCGGCATGCGCGAGCTCATCCGCGCCTCGCTGCGGATGAGGCCGGACCGGATCATCGTGGGCGAAGTGCGCGGCGAGGAGGCGCTCGACATGCTGCAGGCGATGAATACCGGGCATGAGGGTTCGCTTTCTACCGGCCATGCCAACACGGCCCGCGACATGTTGTCGAGGCTGGAGACGATGGTGCTCGGCGGCTCGGAGCTGCCGGTTTCGGTCGTACGGCGGCAGCTCGCCTCGGCGCTGGATATCGTCGTTCATCTCAGCCGATTAAGGGACGGCAGCCGGCGCGTGGTCGAGATCAGCGAGATCGCGGGTCTCCGGGACGGGGAGGTGGAGCTGAACCCGCTCTACTTGCTCGAGGCGGAGAGCAAGACGCGCAGAGACTTGCTTCGGCAGGCGGGCGAGCTGATGAATGTGCGCAAGCTTGGCAGCTGGCTGGAAGCGAATGAGGAGGTGACGGCATGA
- a CDS encoding TIM-barrel domain-containing protein codes for MVRHFYDSLAKKSTSLLTAVLLGAALFAPLGASPAYAYVGALGNVTASSVSGDTLTLTIDNGTEPSDDILEIKVLSSGIAKVDYRPNSVAASADTPMIDASKTWSAAGATINTAGDPITVTTADMKIEIAKSPARLTVKKSNGTTLFWEPSSGGVFYDGVRFLHNTADNMYGIRGYNAFEDGGDLLRNDNSHGAHAGEQGDAGGPFIWSTAGYGVLVDSDGGYPYTESATGKMEFYYGGTPTEGRRYTKNDVEYYIMLGSPKQIMSSYSDITGKSPMMPKWSLGFSNFEWDTNQTELLANVDTYRAKNIPLDSVGLDYDWKNYGQDNYGEFTWNTTNFPSASTTALKTTMDGKGVKMIGITKPRIVTTDLSSHTTQQSIDANAGGYWYPGHSAYTDYFIPVTVRSIDPYNAAERSWYWDHSKGAFDKGIVGWWNDETDKVSSGGTTLWFGNFTTTHFSQAIYEGQRAYSSTNRVWQTARTYYPGAQRYATTLWSGDIGIQWYKGEKINWAAGMKEQRATMLSSINMGQPKWGMDTGGFNQQDGTTSNPSPELYARWIQFSAFTPVFRVHGNNHQQRQPWVYGSTAEEASKSAIQLRYGLMPYMYAYERSAYETGVGLVRPLLYDYPTDTNAKNNLDAWMFGDWLLASPVVDKQQTSKSVYLPSGNWIDYFRGTAYAGGQTISYPVNASTWSDIPVFVKKGAIIPTQKVLDYTGQTSVSTINVDVFPDTAQSSFTYYDDDGTSYNYEGTGFFKQTMTAQDNGASGISFSVGAKSGTYAAPVAYYLAAIHGKAGTGVTIGGSSATSYASLNALRAAAGEGWTKTKDVYGDVTYVKIAAGAASAKNVVVSGSATVTDTATQYEAEDASLSGNTTSTKATVNNNHSGYAGTGFVDGLGNAGAAVTFYPNVATGGDYAVDLRYANSTGSAKSLSIYVNGKRVKQTTLANQANWDTWATQTETIPLEAGRNSLSYKYDSDAGDTGNANLDYVKVPYAAAVAKYEAESAKLSGGAGVNKDHWFYSGTAFADNLSAVGGQAEFRVNAPAAGTYTLALRYANGSGSTKTLTSYVNGAGAGSVSFASPGANWNVWQDVTKTVTLSAGVNLVAFKYDAGNSGNVNLDRLLVASATPGTPESELNLLDNPDFDRDTAYNSNWSEWHPTGQTLAFGIDSGSGTNPPESPWTQDKRAFFWLGGAYQQSIHQVVSVPVNNANYKFEARVRLKNTTPTTARAEISNYGGTAQYYNISNDGVWKYISISNIFVTNGQVDVGFYVDSPGGTTLHIDDVRLTKM; via the coding sequence ATGGTGCGTCATTTCTATGATAGTTTGGCTAAAAAAAGCACGAGTCTGCTCACCGCCGTCCTGCTGGGCGCCGCCTTGTTCGCGCCTTTGGGCGCAAGTCCGGCGTACGCCTATGTCGGCGCGCTGGGCAACGTGACCGCCAGCAGCGTGTCGGGCGACACGCTCACATTGACGATCGACAACGGCACGGAGCCGAGCGACGATATTCTCGAGATCAAGGTGCTCTCTTCGGGCATCGCGAAGGTGGATTATCGGCCGAATTCGGTCGCCGCCAGCGCCGACACGCCGATGATCGACGCCTCTAAAACCTGGAGCGCGGCAGGCGCCACGATCAATACGGCCGGCGATCCGATTACGGTGACGACGGCAGATATGAAGATCGAGATCGCCAAGAGTCCGGCTCGTCTCACCGTCAAAAAGTCGAACGGAACGACTTTGTTCTGGGAGCCATCGTCCGGCGGCGTCTTCTACGACGGCGTGCGGTTCCTGCACAATACGGCGGACAATATGTACGGCATCCGCGGCTACAACGCCTTCGAGGACGGCGGCGACCTGCTTCGCAACGACAACAGCCACGGCGCCCATGCGGGCGAGCAGGGCGACGCCGGCGGTCCGTTCATCTGGTCGACGGCGGGCTACGGCGTGCTGGTCGACAGCGACGGCGGCTATCCGTATACCGAGTCGGCGACGGGCAAAATGGAATTTTACTACGGCGGAACGCCGACGGAGGGCAGACGATACACGAAGAACGACGTGGAGTACTACATCATGCTCGGCTCGCCCAAGCAGATCATGAGCTCTTACTCGGACATTACGGGCAAATCGCCGATGATGCCCAAGTGGTCGCTTGGCTTCTCCAATTTCGAGTGGGATACGAACCAGACGGAGCTGCTCGCGAACGTGGACACGTACCGGGCGAAAAACATTCCGCTCGACAGCGTCGGCCTTGACTACGACTGGAAAAATTACGGGCAGGACAACTACGGGGAGTTCACGTGGAATACGACGAACTTCCCGAGCGCGTCCACAACGGCGCTCAAGACGACGATGGACGGCAAGGGCGTGAAAATGATCGGCATCACGAAGCCGCGCATCGTCACGACCGACCTGTCCAGTCACACGACCCAGCAGTCGATCGACGCGAACGCGGGCGGGTATTGGTATCCCGGCCACAGCGCATACACCGATTATTTCATTCCGGTCACTGTGCGCAGCATCGACCCGTACAACGCCGCGGAGCGTTCCTGGTACTGGGATCACTCCAAAGGCGCGTTCGACAAAGGCATCGTCGGCTGGTGGAACGACGAGACGGACAAGGTGTCCTCCGGCGGAACCACGCTCTGGTTCGGCAATTTCACCACGACCCATTTTTCGCAAGCGATCTATGAAGGACAGCGTGCCTATTCTTCGACGAACCGCGTCTGGCAGACGGCACGGACCTACTATCCCGGCGCGCAACGATATGCCACGACGCTGTGGTCCGGGGATATCGGGATCCAATGGTACAAGGGGGAAAAAATCAACTGGGCCGCGGGCATGAAGGAGCAGCGGGCGACCATGCTGTCCTCGATCAATATGGGGCAGCCCAAGTGGGGCATGGATACCGGAGGCTTCAACCAGCAGGACGGCACGACGAGCAATCCGTCACCGGAGCTGTATGCGCGCTGGATCCAGTTCAGCGCCTTCACGCCCGTATTCCGCGTTCACGGCAACAATCACCAGCAGCGTCAGCCCTGGGTATACGGCAGCACCGCGGAGGAAGCGTCCAAGTCGGCGATTCAACTGCGTTATGGGCTGATGCCGTATATGTACGCCTATGAGCGCAGCGCGTACGAGACGGGTGTCGGCCTGGTCCGTCCGCTCCTGTACGATTATCCGACGGATACGAACGCCAAAAACAACCTGGACGCCTGGATGTTCGGCGACTGGCTGCTGGCGTCGCCCGTCGTCGACAAGCAGCAGACGTCCAAGTCCGTCTATTTGCCGAGCGGCAACTGGATCGACTACTTCCGCGGCACCGCCTACGCGGGCGGGCAGACGATCAGCTACCCGGTCAATGCGAGCACGTGGAGCGACATTCCCGTGTTCGTCAAGAAGGGGGCGATCATCCCAACGCAAAAGGTGTTGGATTACACCGGACAAACGTCCGTGTCCACGATAAACGTCGACGTGTTCCCGGACACGGCGCAGTCGAGCTTCACGTATTACGACGACGACGGCACGTCCTACAACTATGAAGGCACCGGGTTCTTCAAGCAGACGATGACGGCGCAGGACAACGGCGCGAGTGGCATTTCGTTCAGCGTCGGCGCCAAGAGCGGCACGTACGCGGCGCCGGTCGCTTATTATCTCGCGGCCATTCACGGCAAAGCGGGCACGGGCGTCACGATCGGCGGTTCGAGCGCGACCTCCTATGCCAGCTTGAACGCGCTGCGCGCGGCAGCGGGCGAGGGCTGGACGAAGACGAAGGACGTCTACGGCGACGTCACTTACGTCAAAATCGCGGCGGGCGCGGCATCGGCTAAAAACGTCGTCGTCAGCGGATCCGCGACGGTGACGGACACCGCGACGCAGTACGAGGCCGAGGACGCTTCTTTGTCCGGCAATACGACCTCGACCAAGGCAACCGTCAACAACAACCACAGCGGGTATGCTGGAACGGGCTTCGTCGACGGGCTCGGCAATGCCGGCGCGGCCGTCACTTTCTACCCGAACGTGGCGACGGGCGGCGATTATGCGGTCGATCTCCGCTATGCCAATTCGACTGGCTCGGCGAAGTCGCTCAGCATTTACGTCAACGGCAAGCGGGTCAAGCAAACGACGCTTGCGAACCAGGCGAACTGGGACACCTGGGCGACGCAGACGGAGACGATCCCGCTCGAGGCGGGCCGCAACAGCTTGTCGTACAAGTACGACAGCGATGCGGGCGACACGGGCAATGCGAACTTGGACTACGTCAAAGTTCCGTATGCGGCCGCCGTTGCCAAGTACGAAGCGGAAAGCGCGAAGCTGTCCGGCGGCGCAGGCGTCAACAAGGACCATTGGTTCTACTCCGGGACTGCGTTCGCGGATAATCTGAGCGCTGTCGGCGGGCAGGCCGAATTCCGGGTCAACGCGCCTGCGGCCGGCACCTATACGCTTGCGCTGCGGTACGCGAACGGTTCGGGATCGACGAAGACGCTGACTTCTTACGTAAACGGCGCTGGCGCGGGTTCGGTCAGCTTCGCAAGTCCGGGGGCGAACTGGAACGTGTGGCAGGACGTCACCAAGACGGTCACGCTTAGCGCGGGCGTTAACCTGGTCGCCTTCAAATATGATGCGGGCAATAGCGGGAACGTGAACCTCGACCGGCTGCTGGTCGCCTCGGCCACGCCGGGTACGCCAGAGTCGGAGCTGAACCTGCTCGACAATCCTGACTTCGACCGGGACACGGCCTACAACAGCAACTGGTCGGAATGGCATCCGACGGGACAGACGCTCGCGTTCGGCATAGACAGCGGGTCGGGCACCAATCCGCCCGAGTCTCCTTGGACGCAGGACAAGCGCGCGTTTTTCTGGCTCGGGGGCGCCTACCAGCAGAGCATTCATCAGGTCGTGAGCGTGCCGGTCAACAACGCCAACTACAAGTTCGAAGCGCGGGTTCGACTGAAGAACACGACGCCGACAACGGCGCGGGCGGAAATCTCGAACTACGGCGGCACGGCGCAGTACTACAATATCTCGAACGACGGCGTCTGGAAGTATATCAGCATCAGCAATATTTTCGTGACGAACGGGCAGGTGGACGTCGGCTTCTATGTCGACTCGCCGGGCGGCACGACGCTGCACATCGACGACGTGCGGCTGACGAAAATGTGA
- a CDS encoding Flp1 family type IVb pilin — MNIRRLPSRLGIYARCKLNAFWRNEEGLGTLEIVLIAAVIIAIAVLFKDWILEFLDRLFGKVEDKSDSFFS, encoded by the coding sequence ATGAATATTCGACGTCTACCTTCGAGGCTAGGCATTTACGCGCGCTGCAAGCTGAACGCATTTTGGAGAAACGAAGAGGGGCTTGGCACGCTTGAGATCGTGCTGATCGCAGCGGTGATCATCGCCATCGCCGTTTTGTTCAAGGACTGGATTTTGGAATTTCTGGACCGGCTGTTCGGCAAGGTTGAGGACAAGTCGGATTCGTTTTTCAGCTGA
- a CDS encoding A24 family peptidase: MDRIVGAATAVLLIFACWSDIRRLQISNLLCIAFAAGGFVFQIAAYGPGRFWWTIGGFAAGLIPLWLLHAARGLGAGDVKWFAAYGSWAGASAALELVVYSLLFAGGIAAFLLLFKVPLVRPFALRFEWPWGLHPARAGKGAKFPFMLAVAPAYALLALSGG, encoded by the coding sequence GTGGATAGGATTGTAGGGGCGGCAACGGCAGTACTGTTGATCTTCGCCTGCTGGAGCGATATCAGGCGCTTGCAAATATCCAATTTACTGTGCATCGCTTTTGCGGCAGGCGGCTTTGTTTTTCAAATCGCGGCATACGGTCCCGGCCGTTTCTGGTGGACGATCGGCGGGTTCGCAGCGGGTTTGATACCGCTATGGCTGCTTCATGCCGCCAGAGGTCTCGGCGCCGGGGATGTCAAGTGGTTCGCCGCCTACGGTTCATGGGCCGGCGCTTCGGCTGCACTGGAATTGGTTGTCTATTCGCTGCTGTTCGCGGGAGGAATCGCTGCGTTTTTGCTCCTGTTCAAGGTGCCGCTCGTACGTCCCTTTGCGCTTAGATTTGAATGGCCATGGGGATTGCACCCGGCACGCGCCGGGAAGGGCGCAAAGTTTCCGTTTATGCTGGCTGTCGCGCCGGCCTATGCGCTGCTGGCTTTGTCCGGCGGGTAG
- a CDS encoding DUF6382 domain-containing protein yields the protein MTELKTRFEQQRGLWMILERAPAPWRREDLDAVQTGMLQACEIPGLLPLSVEETDERIGLRYRLAGSKMLSQSLRSERWTMTDAIAALCKLAETAEQCHDHMLDFKRLLLRDEYIFAGSGWHDLRFAYLPLAANAAAEDEAGLERLIVRWVMRADNPDGAVLQRLLEMTAAEGFEPSSLRAFARRYLCERAEERIGSMVQTTNSGEKCFAGSEQAAKPAALQPERKSTAEALGELSRLDRAGFPPYKASARQEEEAPEAAWQRPDAFRSGRAQDAVPVRNKDDAPAAAGFMPGGMSAARWRIWLVALSAVAAGTAWKTLYAGAPGTRGLALSLGATAACAGLCLFFWNGWTRKEPKEPRREVAGDSKAREQEPDRLAAFPARPDPNASPGKADGALIAVPALRFDAFSDASGSKRNDSADLSLDDRPQTEWLPAKREATELLVSPQAPAPAACYLEWESAERPCKIPLKAESLVIGRSREAAQHVDESGGMSRAHLEMLRQQGRWLAKDLGSRNGSWLNGSPMAPYEAYPLEAGDCLQMAGSIYRFHVPSEPLRA from the coding sequence ATGACCGAGCTAAAAACGAGATTCGAGCAGCAGCGCGGACTATGGATGATTCTCGAACGGGCGCCGGCGCCTTGGCGCAGAGAGGATCTGGACGCCGTTCAAACGGGGATGCTGCAGGCTTGCGAGATACCGGGTCTGCTGCCGTTGTCCGTAGAAGAAACGGATGAGCGGATCGGGCTGCGTTATCGGCTGGCCGGCAGCAAAATGCTTAGCCAGTCGCTGCGGTCCGAACGCTGGACGATGACTGACGCGATAGCCGCATTGTGCAAGCTGGCGGAAACGGCCGAGCAGTGTCACGATCATATGCTGGATTTTAAACGACTGCTGCTAAGGGATGAATATATTTTCGCGGGGAGCGGTTGGCATGACCTGCGGTTTGCCTATTTGCCGCTTGCGGCAAACGCGGCGGCAGAAGACGAAGCGGGACTCGAACGCCTTATCGTAAGATGGGTCATGCGTGCGGATAACCCGGACGGCGCGGTGCTGCAGAGGCTGCTCGAGATGACGGCCGCCGAAGGTTTCGAGCCTTCGTCTTTGCGAGCCTTTGCCCGCCGGTATCTGTGCGAGCGCGCGGAAGAACGTATCGGCAGCATGGTTCAAACGACGAACAGCGGCGAAAAGTGTTTTGCGGGAAGCGAGCAGGCCGCAAAGCCTGCGGCGCTTCAACCCGAGCGGAAGTCAACCGCAGAAGCGCTCGGCGAATTGTCTCGGCTGGATCGGGCCGGCTTTCCGCCGTACAAAGCGTCCGCAAGGCAGGAGGAAGAAGCCCCGGAAGCTGCCTGGCAACGTCCGGATGCCTTCCGATCAGGGCGCGCTCAAGATGCGGTCCCTGTCCGCAATAAGGATGACGCGCCTGCGGCAGCAGGCTTCATGCCCGGGGGGATGAGTGCCGCCAGATGGCGGATATGGCTTGTGGCGCTCTCGGCGGTCGCGGCGGGTACGGCCTGGAAAACCCTCTATGCCGGTGCTCCGGGCACGCGAGGGCTCGCGTTGTCTCTCGGCGCGACAGCGGCTTGCGCTGGCTTGTGTTTGTTTTTCTGGAACGGATGGACAAGGAAAGAGCCGAAGGAGCCTCGTCGCGAAGTGGCGGGTGACTCCAAAGCGCGGGAGCAGGAGCCCGACCGGCTCGCTGCCTTTCCGGCACGGCCCGATCCGAACGCCAGCCCGGGGAAGGCAGACGGCGCGTTGATTGCCGTGCCGGCTTTGAGGTTCGATGCCTTTTCGGACGCGTCGGGAAGCAAGCGGAACGATTCTGCCGATCTATCGCTTGATGATCGTCCGCAGACCGAGTGGCTGCCTGCAAAGCGGGAGGCGACGGAACTGTTGGTCTCGCCGCAGGCGCCGGCTCCCGCGGCATGTTACCTGGAATGGGAGTCTGCGGAGCGACCGTGCAAAATACCGCTGAAAGCGGAATCTCTTGTGATCGGGCGTTCGCGCGAGGCGGCTCAGCATGTAGATGAATCGGGGGGCATGTCCAGAGCGCATCTGGAGATGCTGCGCCAGCAAGGACGTTGGCTGGCCAAGGACCTGGGGTCCCGCAACGGCAGCTGGCTCAACGGCAGTCCGATGGCGCCCTACGAAGCTTATCCGCTCGAAGCGGGAGATTGTCTGCAGATGGCCGGATCGATCTACCGGTTCCACGTGCCGAGCGAGCCCCTGCGGGCCTAG
- a CDS encoding DUF2621 domain-containing protein: MKSSPDWFMYFIAFWGVVLVVFMSIGGFFMFRKFLKVLPKADGKSKLDWQNHWVELSRPLWTDESKAMLDKLASPVPNAFRDIAKHSIAAQIGQLAVESGEGKVTEEHCIKGYIMATPKRDHAFLISFLDSNGIDYSPYAHLLDSEKNETFGTSRRLT, translated from the coding sequence ATGAAATCCAGTCCCGATTGGTTTATGTACTTTATCGCATTTTGGGGCGTCGTGCTGGTCGTTTTCATGAGCATCGGCGGCTTTTTCATGTTTCGCAAGTTTCTGAAGGTGCTGCCGAAGGCCGACGGCAAGTCCAAGCTCGACTGGCAGAACCACTGGGTCGAGCTTAGCCGTCCGCTTTGGACCGACGAATCGAAGGCTATGCTGGACAAGCTGGCCTCGCCCGTGCCCAACGCCTTCCGCGACATCGCCAAGCATTCGATCGCAGCGCAGATCGGTCAGCTCGCCGTCGAGAGCGGCGAAGGAAAAGTGACGGAGGAGCACTGCATTAAAGGCTATATTATGGCGACGCCCAAGCGCGATCACGCCTTTCTGATCAGCTTCTTGGACAGCAACGGCATTGATTATTCGCCGTATGCCCATCTGCTCGATTCGGAAAAAAACGAAACCTTTGGCACCTCCCGTCGTCTAACTTAA